The DNA segment GGGTTGAAGCCCATTATCATGATGATGAGATAGCGAACGTTCATAAACCGTTATTACAGCGACTGGCAAACGTCCATTCCGCGAACGCCAGGCGCCGCACGATTGTGTTTCTGAGTGCGCCGCCCGGGACCGGAAAATCCACACTGACCACGTTCTGGGAATGGCTTTCTCGTCAGGATCCCTCTTTGCCGGCGATCCAGACGCTCCCGATGGATGGTTTCCATCATTACAATGACTGGCTGGAGACTCACCATCTGCGTGCGTACAAAGGGGCGCCAGAGACGTTTGACGTTGAAAAACTGGCGCAGAATCTGCGCCAGATTAGCGAAGGCGAAGGGACCTGGCCGCAGTATGATCGGCAAAAGCACGACCCGGTCGAAGACGCGATTGTGGTGAGCGCGCCGATTGTCATTGTGGAAGGAAACTGGCTGCTGCGGGATGACGAGAGATGGCGGGCGCTGGCGGCGTTCTGCGATTTTTCCCTGTTTATTCGCGCGCCAGCGGAGGCCCTGCGTGCGCGACTGGTGGGACGCAAGCTGGCTGGAGGATTATCGACAGCCGATGCCGAGGCGTTTTACATGCGCACAGACGGACCGAATGTGGAGCGTGTTCTGGAAAACAGTCTGCCTGCAGACCTTACGCTGGAGATGACGGTGTCAGGAGAGTATCGGATTGTGTGAGCGTTCCGTCGTGGAGTCGAACAATTCGTGAGAAATGACGCTGCGTAAATGCAGCGTCATGACTGATCGCCACAACGCTGGTGCCTCGTTTGCGACAAACGGCAAGCCAATGCTCAAATATAGCCAGCCAGTGCGCATCGAAGTCCCGACTGGGTTCATCAAGTAGCAAAACCGTCGGAGCCATCGCTTCCAGACTGGCGACGGCAACCATACGCCGTTGCGCGGTGTGAAGATCCAAAGGGTGTGCGTTGGCGACCTCTTCTAAATGACAGAGTGCTAAGGCTGCCTGAGTGCGACGGTTAATTTCTGCCGCCGGCCGTTTTTGTAGCTTCAGACCAAAAGCCACTTCATCAATAACGTTGCTGTGAAAGATCTGATTTTCCGCTTCCTGAAACAACACCCCAAAGAGACCGGCACGCTGCCGATTTTTCAGTTGAATCAATGGCGTTTCTCTGAACGTCACCGTACCGGCGTTGGGGGCGAGCAGTCCGGCCATAATCCGCAGAAGCGTTGATTTACCCGCGCCATTATCACCCGTTAACGCCAGCCATTCGCCTTCCCGTAGTTCAAGCGAGATATCGCGCAAGCAGTCGTTTTCCGCGTTTGGCCAGCGATAAGTCACCTGATTCAACATCAACATAGTGGTGTCAGCGCTCCCTCGTGCAGTTGCCAGACCTGCTGGCAGCGGGAAAGGTAAGAGAAATGATGGCGCTCGAAAAGCACAACCAGAGACTGCTGTTCCTGTGCCCATTGTTGCAGCCGTCCAAGTAGCATATCGGTGGCCTGTGATGTCAGTCGACTGAACGCTTCATCGAGTATTAGCAATTTCGGCATCATCGCCAGCGCGCTGGCAATGACCACGCGCTGGGTTTCGCCGCCGGAAAGCGTCCCGGGATGGCGATGGCGCAGCGGCTGGCATTCTGTCAGGGTCAGGGCCGTATCAATTCGCCGCATAATCTCAGCGTCGTCCAGGCAGAGGTTTTCTGGACCAAAGGCTATCTCCTCCTCAACGCTGAATGTACAACCGGAAAGCTGCAGGTAAGGCGATTGTTGCACAAGCTGGATAAAGGGGGCCTGCTCCACGAGCGGACGTTCCCCTATAGCGGTACCCAGCAGCGTTCCTTTGCCTTCAATGTCTCCAGGAAGAAAATCCGGATACCAGCCCGCCATCAGCTGCGCAAGCGTGCTTTTCCCACTGCCGTTATCGCCCAGGATTGCGACCATTCCGGGGGTTGAATAATGGAAATCCAGACAGGATGACGTGCGTGTGGCGCAGGCAGGCAGATAGCGAAATTGTTCTAACGTAACCATATCCATACTCCTGTCTCAGCCACTATCAGAATCATCATGCCGTAGCGCGCCAGACGCTGTAAGGCGCTGTCTTTCGGTGCCCACAGCGTGGTGCGCGTCCGATGCAGGCGAAACCCTCGCATATCCAGCGCGGCGCCGCGTACGGCTAAATCGTTGAGCGCATTATGGGTGAGGGGCACAATCAATGCTGGCATCGCGCGTAAACGTTGATGCCACGATTCATCCAGCGGTACGCCGCGAGCCCGCTGCGCTTCATGAATAATGGCTAACTGTCGTTTAAGCTGTTCGACGACCAGTAAGGGACCGGCGAAAAGATAAGCGATGCCTGGTGGCAGACGTGATGCGAACAGTGCCCGAATGAAACGCTGCACCGGTACGTACTGCAT comes from the Citrobacter amalonaticus genome and includes:
- a CDS encoding ABC transporter ATP-binding protein, which produces MVTLEQFRYLPACATRTSSCLDFHYSTPGMVAILGDNGSGKSTLAQLMAGWYPDFLPGDIEGKGTLLGTAIGERPLVEQAPFIQLVQQSPYLQLSGCTFSVEEEIAFGPENLCLDDAEIMRRIDTALTLTECQPLRHRHPGTLSGGETQRVVIASALAMMPKLLILDEAFSRLTSQATDMLLGRLQQWAQEQQSLVVLFERHHFSYLSRCQQVWQLHEGALTPLC
- a CDS encoding ABC transporter ATP-binding protein — translated: MLMLNQVTYRWPNAENDCLRDISLELREGEWLALTGDNGAGKSTLLRIMAGLLAPNAGTVTFRETPLIQLKNRQRAGLFGVLFQEAENQIFHSNVIDEVAFGLKLQKRPAAEINRRTQAALALCHLEEVANAHPLDLHTAQRRMVAVASLEAMAPTVLLLDEPSRDFDAHWLAIFEHWLAVCRKRGTSVVAISHDAAFTQRHFSRIVRLHDGTLTQSDTLLTPSSPA
- a CDS encoding energy-coupling factor transporter transmembrane component T — protein: MHPFTSLTLWALAACTTLLLPAQTVLPVYSAATFLCLLVMTSTRRRAKYVAWLMFSLGMGLWLVHGGWLTEWISGQPRDPQRWAHAVTLWLRILAIISTSQLWMQYVPVQRFIRALFASRLPPGIAYLFAGPLLVVEQLKRQLAIIHEAQRARGVPLDESWHQRLRAMPALIVPLTHNALNDLAVRGAALDMRGFRLHRTRTTLWAPKDSALQRLARYGMMILIVAETGVWIWLR
- a CDS encoding nucleoside/nucleotide kinase family protein, whose product is MKIGLMVNGLRVEAHYHDDEIANVHKPLLQRLANVHSANARRRTIVFLSAPPGTGKSTLTTFWEWLSRQDPSLPAIQTLPMDGFHHYNDWLETHHLRAYKGAPETFDVEKLAQNLRQISEGEGTWPQYDRQKHDPVEDAIVVSAPIVIVEGNWLLRDDERWRALAAFCDFSLFIRAPAEALRARLVGRKLAGGLSTADAEAFYMRTDGPNVERVLENSLPADLTLEMTVSGEYRIV